From one Musa acuminata AAA Group cultivar baxijiao chromosome BXJ2-6, Cavendish_Baxijiao_AAA, whole genome shotgun sequence genomic stretch:
- the LOC135581210 gene encoding protein CHROMATIN REMODELING 4-like isoform X3, whose protein sequence is MREESSSRDNMIDRNWLLKRKRKRITSGLGLSNGKESTSRSSESLLNNAAKRKKGDIHVSRLARKIKGQDGKSRKKKQKPSMIDKKKKPIAKKGKDASTAVSNEPSMETCLSTGGSLQNCKSLDQQNSASKEEASSSAGEEQYEISTEKASRSSQELDERSMQAHKITKHHGNHWDGVQQVDRILGCRLQASTKMSSQTIRSPTSSELADSENNPGSPASRQPPYGLNGPRNNDKLLIECQNQCEVEIKDTKRVLNEAYNDKSCEFKGSLNNIPTSECLQDEHITKENFVVLKDSPLDKANIALEVCMENSKDSDLISAHKQSNSYTETGPSQLAVSCVSNGDDGSVLDTQPSNNDKSRITVEMVQDSGNENNDDIIYEFLVKWVGQSNTHNTWVPESQLKILAKRKLENYKAKYGTAIINICEEQWKIPQRVISLRTCKDGINEALVKWCGLPYDECTWERLDEPVMKESAHRVDELKRLESQTFDKDINDDSRQRKGDCQDLLPLVEQPNVLKGGLLFPHQLEALNWLRKCWFKNKNVILADEMGLGKTISACAFISSLYFEFKAKLPSLILVPLSTMPNWLAEFALWAPHLNVVEYHGCAKARSIIRQYEWHANNPKKSHKLSKSYKFNVLLTTYEMVLADFSYLRGVPWEVLIVDEGHRLKNSSSKLFGLLNTFSFRHRVLLTGTPLQNNIGELYNLLNFLQPVAFPSLAAFEEKFDDLTTAEKVEELKKLVAPHMLRRLKKDAMQNIPPKTERIIPVELTSIQAEYYRAMLTKNYQILRNIGKGGAQQSLLNIVMQLRKVCNHPYLIPGTEPESGSMEFLHEMRIKASAKLTLLHFMLKILHKEGHRVLIFSQMSKLLDILEDYLTIEFGPKTYERVDGSVPVADRQAAIARFNQDKTRFVFLLSTRSCGLGINLATADTVIIYDSDFNPHADIQAMNRAHRIGQSKRLLVYRLVVRASVEERILHLAKKKLMLDQLFVNKSESQKEVEDILRWGAGELFSDSDAVNGQDAKEAPTSKLDAVPDNEHKHRRRTGGLGDVYKDKCTEGCTKIVWDEGAILKLLDRSDLQSVSESTDVDLENNMLGSVKSVDWNDDTNEEPDGSQLLPGVAVDGCEKISEAKEDTAVGGSEENEWDRLLRVRWEKYQLEEEAVLGRGKRLRKAVSYKESFASIPSETISESGNEEEEPEHEYTHAGRALKEKFARLRARQKERIAQRQTADFSHSTDRTELLTQSMVQSVHEAEGLEKKIQDDNNEQVVTIDQEDDTSTQPLDDKRTESPARLGKFSKHGYKRFHSDHLDLSVRPPGSLSADFFLPRNQLQSTNNAVSLPSNNLLPVLGLCAPNASQAGSSSRNFRSPLRLSTSSNGQRRISSRNVECPLPAASCSRPPNDMNIELKEKSASTSILPEASGDSLHHKLKNMIPDGYFPFYPPASTSGRPPLDIFETSSSSFTSFQEKLGLPNLTFDVNMAPKFSIPPKNLMKPHSDLLPSLSLTMEYINSSFQELPNMPVLPNFRQQLSDSLKQKQQMTELKSRLDIGPMPGTCSSLPENHQKVLDNIMMRTQSATNKLFKKRLKADAWSEDELDALWIGVRRHGRGNWDAMLRDPKLRFSKYRTIEDLFLRWTEEQQKIIDTPAFSAPKSSKPLSFPEISDGMMTRALLGGQLPGLGSAWPKSFSDLTDIQLGCGDFKSSFSCTDPFSHNSRIDENCPQVAAWKNDRPRSGFHGGFYPGVSLPFDMPCSDNLVTSLSMNHPSSSALQQNEDENCAMKNFPLPGVSEKLQNLLHDSISKVHSNESNVGMTLDPHKQQTFLDSSSNNAIAVGSSNTNKLPHWLREAVNIPPSRPPEPELCSTLPPTVSAIAQSVRLLYGEEKTFPPFAIPDLPPIQPQDPRKSLKRKRKLDRLQQLTPDIDGFIEKFDHSSPGTIPPVSQIMESAPDLGRSDLNEDFTSQNLNLNSPSLSSFATQEKSSGSALAACPEVLEQVKSCMSCGPCGLSVTEMPGPSCQRTEMSKSKDLEIFKHDRKGLNEDLEDSHGKHKTARNSLLGCWDKMLSTEQTSQADNRDSSKTQSDTSRPNQMNLKEMSSEETVSDNNKSEHEQ, encoded by the exons AAATCCAGGAAAAAGAAGCAAAAGCCTAGTATGATAGATAAGAAGAAGAAACCTATAGCCAAAAAAGGAAAGGATGCTTCAACAGCTGTCAGTAATGAGCCATCTATGGAAACATGTCTTAGTACTGGTGGGTCACTTCAAAACTGCAAGTCTCTTGATCAGCAGAACTCTGCATCTAAGGAAGAAGCCAGCAGTTCTGCCGGTGAAGAGCAGTATGAG ATATCAACTGAAAAAGCGAGTCGCTCATCACAAGAATTAGATGAACGAAGCATGCAAGCACATAAGATAACAAAACATCATGGGAATCATTGGGATGGAGTTCAACAG GTTGATCGCATTCTGGGTTGTCGTCTCCAAGCTAGCACCAAGATGTCTAGCCAAACAATAAGGTCTCCTACTTCTTCGGAACTTGCTGATTCTGAGAACAATCCAGGGAGCCCAGCTAGTAGACAACCACCTTATGGTTTGAATGGTCCCAGAAACAATGACAAGTTGCTGATAGAGTGTCAAAATCAATGTGAAGTTGAAATAAAGGACACAAAACGTGTTCTAAATGAGGCTTATAATGACAAATCATGTGAATTTAAAGGATCTTTGAATAATATTCCAACAAGTGAATGTTTGCAGGATGAGCACATCACAAAGGAAAATTTTGTGGTTCTGAAGGATTCTCCATTAGATAAAGCAAATATTGCTCTAGAAGTTTGTATGGAAAATTCAAAAGATTCAGATCTTATCAGTGCACACAAGCAGAGTAATTCATATACAGAGACTGGACCTTCTCAATTAGCTGTTTCCTGTGTTTCAAATGGCGATGATGGATCGGTTCTTGACACACAGCCAAGCAATAATGATAAAAGTAGAATCACTGTAGAAATGGTGCAGGACTCAGGAAATGAGAACAATGATGACATTATCTATGAATTTCTTGTTAAATGGGTGGGGCAATCAAACACTCATAATACCTGGGTTCCTGAATCCCAATTGAAAATTTTGGCCAAAAGAAAATTGGAGAATTATAAAGCTAAATATGGGACTGCTATCATTAATATTTGTGAGGAACAGTGGAAGATACCACAGCGTGTTATTTCCCTTCGAACTTGTAAGGATGGTATAAATGAAGCTTTGGTTAAATGGTGTGGCcttccatatgatgaatgcactTGGGAAAGATTAGATGAACCTGTAATGAAGGAATCAGCCCATCGGGTAGATGAACTGAAACGGTTAGAATCCCAGACTTTTGATAAGGATATTAATGATGATTCTCGGCAAAGAAAAGGTGACTGCCAagatcttcttcctcttgttgaGCAGCCAAATGTGCTAAAAGGCGGATTGCTTTTTCCACATCAGCTAGAAGCTCTTAATTGGCTACGCAAATGCTGGTTTAAGAATAAAAATGTGATTCTTGCTGATGAGATGGGGCTTGGAAAAACCATATCTGCATGTGCTTTTATCTCATCTTTGTACTTTGAGTTTAAGGCTAAGCTACCCAGTTTGATATTAGTACCTCTTTCCACTATGCCTAACTGGTTGGCTGAGTTTGCACTGTGGGCCCCACATTTGAATGTTGTGGAGTATCATGGCTGTGCAAAGGCGAGATCCATAATACGTCAATATGAATGGCATGCCAATAATCCTAAAAAATCACATAAGCTATCCAAGTCATACAAGTTCAATGTTTTGTTGACTACTTATGAGATGGTACTTGCTGATTTCTCTTATCTACGTGGAGTCCCTTGGGAAGTTCTTATAGTTGATGAGGGGCATCGTTTGAAAAACTCAAGTAGTAAACTTTTTGGTTTgcttaatacattttcttttcgaCACCGTGTGTTATTGACTGGAACTCCTTTGCAGAATAACATAGGCGAGTTGTATAACTTACTCAACTTTTTGCAACCCGTTGCATTCCCCTCTTTAGCAGCATTTGAAGAGAAGTTTGATGATCTTACAACAGCAGAAAAGGTGGAGGAGTTGAAAAAACTTGTTGCACCACATATGCTTCGAAGGCTCAAGAAAGATGCTATGCAAAATATTCCTCCTAAGACTGAGCGGATAATTCCTGTTGAATTGACTTCCATCCAGGCTGAATATTATCGCGCAATGTTGACAAAAAATTATCAGATATTGCGGAACATAGGAAAAGGTGGCGCACAGCAATCATTGCTAAATATAGTGATGCAACTCCGGAAGGTATGTAATCATCCATATCTTATTCCAGGAACTGAACCTGAATCTGGTTCCATGGAGTTCCTTCATGAAATGCGGATAAAGGCATCAGCAAAGCTGACTTTATTGCATTTCATGCTCAAGATTTTACATAAGGAAGGACACAGAGTCCTTATATTTTCTCAGATGTCTAAGTTGCTTGATATTCTTGAGGATTACCTAACTATAGAGTTTGGCCCTAAAACATATGAAAGGGTGGATGGTTCAGTACCTGTGGCAGACCGTCAAGCAGCTATTGCTCGTTTCAATCAAGATAAAACACGATTTGtgttcttgttgtccacacgttCTTGTGGCCTTGGGATCAATCTGGCGACTGCTGACACTGTTATCATATATGATTCAGATTTCAATCCACATGCAGATATACAAGCTATGAATAGAGCACACAGAATAGGGCAATCAAAGAGACTTCTGGTTTACAGGCTTGTAGTACGTGCTAGTGTTGAGGAGCGCATCTTACATCTTGCTAAAAAGAAATTGATGCTAGATCAACTATTTGTGAAtaagtcagaatctcagaaggaaGTGGAGGACATTCTTCGATGGGGAGCCGGAGAGCTTTTCAGTGATTCTGATGCTGTGAATGGGCAAGATGCAAAAGAAGCCCCTACCAGCAAACTTGATGCTGTTCCTGATAATGAGCATAAACATAGGAGGAGGACTGGAGGTTTGGGGGATGTGTACAAAGATAAATGTACCGAGGGTTGTACAAAGATTGTTTGGGATGAAGGTGCTATTCTAAAACTTCTTGATCGTTCTGATCTACAATCAGTTTCTGAAAGCACTGATGTGGATCTTGAAAACAATATGCTTGGCTCAGTGAAG TCGGTGGATTGGAATGATGATACAAATGAAGAACCAGATGGGTCACAATTGCTACCTGGTGTAGCTGTTGATGGTTGTGAGAAAATATCTGAAGCAAAGGAAGATACTGCAGTTGGTGGCTCTGAGGAAAATGAATGGGATAGGCTTTTACGTGTTAG GTGGGAAAAATATCAGCTTGAGGAGGAAGCAGTTCTTGGTCGAGGAAAACGCTTGAGAAAAGCAGTATCTTACAAGGAAAGCTTTGCTTCAataccaagtgaaactattagtgAG AGTGGTAACGAAGAGGAGGAGCCAGAACATGAATATACACATGCAGGACGTGCTTTGAAGGAGAAGTT TGCTAGGCTCCGTGCCCGACAAAAGGAACGTATTGCCCAGAGGCAGACTGCTGATTTTTCTCATTCAACAGACAGAACTGAATTGCTGACTCAGTCAATGGTTCAATCTGTCCATGAAGCCGAAGGCTTAGAAAAGAAGATCCAAGATGACAATAATGAGCAGGTTGTTACCATCGACCAGGAGGATGATACATCAACCCAACCATTAGATGATAAAAGAACTGAATCTCCTGCAAGATTGGGAAAGTTCTCAAAGCATGGatataaaagatttcatagtGATCATTTGGATCTTTCTGTTAGACCTCCTGGAAGTCTTTCTGCAGACTTTTTTTTGCCTAGAAATCAGTTGCAAAGCACAAACAATGCAGTTTCATTGCCTTCTAACAACCTTCTACCCGTTCTAGGACTATGTGCTCCTAATGCTAGTCAGGCTGGTTCATCATCCCGTAACTTCCGTTCCCCTCTGAGGCTATCAACATCAAGCAACGGGCAAAGACGAATAAGTAGCAGAAATGTAGAATGTCCCTTGCCTGCTGCTTCCTGTTCTAGACCTCCAAATGACATGAACATTGAGCTCAAAGAAAAATCTGCCAGCACATCTATATTGCCTGAAGCATCTGGAGACTCCTTGCATCACAAACTGAAGAATATGATACCTGATGGCTATTTTCCATTTTATCCT CCTGCTTCTACATCTGGAAGACCCCCTCTCGACATTTTCGAAACTTCAAGTTCATCATTCACCTCATTCCAAGAGAAGCTGGGCCTTCCAAACTTAACTTTTGATGTTAATATGGCACCAAAGTTCTCAATACCACCAAAGAATTTGATGAAGCCACATTCAGATCTCTTACCTAGCTTGTCATTAACCATGGAATACATAAATAGTTCTTTCCAGGAATTGCCAAATATGCCAGTGTTACCCAATTTCAGGCAACAGCTGAGTGATTCCCTGAAGCAAAAACAGCAGATGACAGAGTTAAAATCAAGGCTCGATATAGGTCCAATGCCAGGCACGTGTTCATCATTACCAGAAAACCATCAGAAAGTTCTTGACAACATAATGATGCGAACCCAGTCTGCAACAAATAAGTTGTTCAAGAAGAGATTAAAAGCAGATGCATGGTCAGAAGATGAACTTGATGCTCTTTGGATTGGTGTTCGTAGGCATGGAAGGGGTAATTGGGATGCCATGCTCAGGGATCCCAAATTGAGATTCTCAAAATATAGAACTATTGAAGATTTATTTTTACGATGGACAGAAGAGCAGCAAAAGATAATTGATACACCAGCATTTTCAGCACCAAAATCATCAAAGCCTCTATCTTTTCCTGAAATCTCTGATGGCATGATGACTCGGGCTCTGCTTGGAGGCCAGTTACCTGGTCTTGGGAGTGCATGGCCGAAATCATTCTCGGACCTGACGGACATTCAATTGGGCTGTGGTGATTTTAAGTCTAGCTTTTCATGCACTGATCCATTCAGTCACAATAGTAGAATTGATGAGAATTGTCCACAAGTCGCAGCATGGAAAAATGACAGACCTAGATCAGGTTTTCATGGGGGCTTTTATCCTGGAGTTAGTTTGCCCTTTGATATGCCCTGTTCGGATAACTTGGTTACGAGTCTCAGTATGAATCACCCTAGCAGTTCTGCTTTACAACAGAATGAAGATGAAAATTGTGCTATGAAGAATTTTCCCTTGCCAGGTGTTTCAGAAAAATTGCAGAATCTGTTACATGATTCCATTAGTAAAGTTCATTCTAATGAATCCAACGTGGGCATGACCCTTGATCCCCACAAGCAGCAGACCTTCCTCGACTCTTCTTCCAATAATGCTATTGCTGTTGGTAGCTCAAATACAAACAAGCTGCCTCATTGGCTTCGAGAGGCTGTCAATATCCCACCATCCAGGCCACCAGAACCTGAGTTATGCTCGACACTGCCCCCAACTGTTTCAGCAATTGCTCAATCTGTTCGTCTACTTTATGGTGAAGAGAAAACATTCCCGCCATTTGCTATCCCAGACCTTCCGCCAATACAGCCACAAGATCCAAGAAAAAGTCTGAAAAGGAAAAGGAAGTTGGATAGGCTTCAGCAGCTGACCCCTGATATTGATGGATTTATAGAGAAATTTGATCACAGTTCTCCAGGCACAATTCCTCCAGTTTCACAAATAATGGAATCTGCACCTGATCTTGGGAGGTCTGACCTAAATGAAGATTTCACTTCGCAGAACCTAAATCTAAATTCACCATCCTTGTCATCATTTGCTACACAAGAAAAAAGTTCAGGCTCAGCACTGGCAGCATGTCCTGAAGTCTTGGAACAAGTAAAATCTTGTATGTCTTGTGGACCTTGTGGATTGTCAGTAACCGAGATGCCTGGCCCTAGCTGTCAAAGAACGGAAATGTCCAAGTCGAAAGATCTTGAAATATTCAAGCATGACCGTAAGGGACTAAATGAAGATTTAGAAGACAGTCATGGGAAACATAAGACAGCTAGGAATTCACTATTGGGTTGTTGGGATAAGATGCTAAGCACCGAGCAGACTAGTCAGGCAGATaatcgagactcgagtaaaactcAGTCTGATACAAGTAGGCCTAACCAGATGAATCTTAAGGAAATGTCATCTGAAGAAACTGTCTCGGATAATAATAAAAGTGAACATGAACAGTAA